From Candidatus Pedobacter colombiensis, one genomic window encodes:
- a CDS encoding tetratricopeptide repeat protein: MKQSNLKSIPKCMLLCLLYIITCCPFTHAQGIEKGLIDSLIKKQPNETFIKIKNALNKALTENDSISAAKCYLYLAELFYHQAAYPQAVGYYYKADGIFRRSNDLGNLAKTLNKTGEAYYYSKQYGVSRTKFQEALTLYKKLNYTKGIAESYGLIGQTYEKSGDYVQAMKYQQLALSAFHKMKDKTGIAKIYENLGSIYEDEPQLDSALKYYSLALNLNKANANEPAQIEIINNIGDVYRKTGRYEEALGYTRKAAQMALAMNDQYQLSSAYRDLSKNFALMKRYDSAYHYSELGRNIFLRIFTEDTNKQMALLQTLFEIQQKDNAITGFEKEKKANQFITIATILIVILLGLLAASVISRQRLKIRNEQQLNEQNHALYRAQKDAIEAELELKGKELTSNTLHVIQSNQFLEELRTELEEMIKDDKRDQKKRLQQIVTKINQSTSRDKHWKEFSNLFEQIHHTFFDNLKKYSEELTASDLRLVALIKMNLNSKDMATLFGISQDSLRVARYRLRKKLSIPQGENLSTFIQTL, translated from the coding sequence GTGAAACAGTCAAATCTAAAAAGCATTCCAAAATGCATGCTCCTATGCTTGCTTTACATCATCACTTGCTGTCCATTTACGCATGCACAAGGTATTGAAAAAGGTCTGATAGACTCTTTAATTAAGAAGCAACCTAATGAGACATTTATAAAAATCAAAAACGCTTTAAATAAGGCGCTTACTGAAAATGACTCTATTTCCGCAGCCAAATGCTACTTGTATCTTGCCGAACTTTTTTATCATCAGGCAGCCTACCCGCAAGCAGTTGGATATTATTACAAAGCAGACGGGATCTTCAGGAGAAGCAATGACCTTGGCAACCTGGCAAAAACACTAAACAAAACCGGCGAAGCCTATTATTATAGCAAACAGTATGGGGTTTCAAGGACTAAATTCCAGGAGGCTTTGACACTTTACAAAAAATTGAACTACACAAAGGGCATTGCAGAGTCGTATGGTCTGATTGGACAGACTTATGAAAAAAGTGGGGATTACGTACAGGCGATGAAATACCAGCAGTTGGCCCTCTCAGCATTCCACAAAATGAAGGACAAGACCGGTATTGCCAAGATCTATGAAAACCTGGGTAGTATTTATGAAGATGAGCCACAATTGGACTCTGCCTTAAAATATTATAGTCTTGCACTAAATCTGAATAAGGCAAATGCCAATGAGCCGGCTCAGATAGAGATCATCAATAATATCGGTGATGTTTACAGAAAAACAGGTAGATATGAAGAAGCATTGGGATACACACGTAAAGCAGCGCAAATGGCCCTGGCAATGAACGACCAGTATCAATTGAGTAGTGCTTATCGTGACCTTTCGAAAAATTTTGCACTGATGAAAAGGTATGATAGTGCATATCATTACAGCGAACTGGGCAGGAATATCTTTCTAAGAATCTTTACTGAGGATACCAATAAGCAAATGGCTTTACTGCAAACGTTATTTGAAATACAGCAAAAAGATAATGCGATTACAGGTTTTGAAAAAGAAAAAAAAGCAAATCAGTTTATCACTATCGCCACTATACTTATTGTAATCTTACTAGGCTTACTGGCCGCTAGCGTCATTAGCAGACAACGCCTTAAAATCAGGAATGAACAACAGTTAAATGAGCAGAACCATGCGCTTTACCGGGCTCAAAAGGATGCGATAGAGGCTGAACTCGAACTGAAAGGCAAAGAACTAACCAGCAATACCCTTCATGTCATACAGAGCAATCAGTTCCTGGAAGAGCTGCGCACCGAACTGGAGGAAATGATAAAGGATGACAAAAGAGATCAGAAAAAAAGGCTGCAACAAATTGTAACAAAGATCAACCAAAGCACCAGTCGTGATAAACACTGGAAAGAATTCAGCAACCTATTTGAGCAAATTCACCATACATTTTTCGACAACCTGAAGAAATATAGTGAAGAATTAACGGCCAGCGATCTCCGTTTGGTTGCCCTTATTAAAATGAATTTAAACTCTAAAGACATGGCTACCCTTTTCGGCATATCACAGGATAGTTTACGTGTTGCCCGTTACCGTTTAAGAAAAAAACTAAGCATCCCACAGGGCGAAAATCTGAGCACTTTTATCCAGACTTTGTAA